In the Triticum aestivum cultivar Chinese Spring chromosome 2B, IWGSC CS RefSeq v2.1, whole genome shotgun sequence genome, TCCCGACCCATCTCAGTCGGCTAGCCCAACAaacaacacacccctcaaaaaaGAAAACGCACGCAGCACGCAGGCACACTGGGACTGTGGGACAGACGCACCTCGCCCCTGCTCGCTCCCCTCGAGAAAAAAAAACCCAACCTCGCCCCTGACCTCGGCCGCTCGGCTCGCGATCTCGCCGTCTCGCTGCGTACCTCGCCGTCGCTAGACGCCTAGGAGCCGCCCCTCCCCGCCCCGCCCGCCCGGCACCAACGCGCCTCCTGGCGCCTTTGCAAGCCGGCGCCTGCCGCGCAGTCTGCTCTCCGCCGACTCCGGTACTCGGCCGGCAGCAAGCCAGCAACCCTGCCCGGCGGCCAGCCTTTAGCCCGATTTGAGGACTTGAGGCAAGTTTTCCACCGCGGTACTTCCCATTCCCCAATTTCTGATTTAGGGTTTGCTCTTTGCTCTCTATTGCATCAATCAGATGTACTATTGCGTTAACTAAACAATCAGACTTGCTATCCAGTACATGAACACATACACATAATTTTTCTATCCAGTACATGAAAACCTGATCAGTAACATAATAGTGATTTGTCTGATCGTTTGCCAACAAATTAACAGTGTCACATAGTCCTCTGTGAACTTCTGAAGGTATGTATTATGAAGGTTTCTCATGGAAAATTGAGAATTTTAGTATGCCTGTAAGACCATATTGATCTATTTTTATGTGCTATTGGTAAGTTATTTAGAATGTTGGCATGTCATATTCGTTGTCAATTTTTTTAGGTGGACCACCCTGTTCTGAAATCCTAGATCCGCCAGTGAGGTGAGCACCGTGCCACCGACAGGTATGTCCACATTAATTCTGTTCACCTTCTGTCCTTTTTCTTATGGGTTAGATTAGGCAATGTGTATGCTGTTGATCTTGCAATAGGGAACTAGAGATTAGAAATGAGGCTGATGGATTTGTCCGAGAATGGCTTCATGGCTTGATGCTCGCTGCCTTGCTTTGCTGTTGGTGGCTTGTGAAAATAACAAGAGGATTGCTGTTGTATTTCTCGGAGGCATAGACGCATAGCTCTGTTTAAGGGCTACTATTCGTACCTTGCTGTGTAGTGTCTTCATAAATGATGCACCATGTCCCATTTCCCGTCGCTTGTTAGAGAAGATAGTTAAGACTTAAGAATAAGAGCTATCTCTAGAGCAGAGTTGGGGGGTTGAAATTTATGATAAAAGATTTTGGGGGGTTGAAATTTATGATAAAAGATTTTGGGGGGTTGAAATCTTTGTGATTTTCTCCATATGTAATGTTTGATTCATAGTATTGAAGTTTATGATTTTATCTTCTTCTAGAAATCATTTTTACTAAATTTTATAGAAAAAAATCCATTGAATGAAACATCTGAATCCATATGTAATGTTTTAGGAACCAGGCAGGTCAGAAAACCACCAGTGAGTCAGCGATCCACCCTGCCGGTGTTTTGCTCTCACGGTGCTTTTCCCCCGCCTGACCCATGGCGCCGCCACTTGTCGCCATCGTCCGGCTCGCCACTGCCTCCCGTGTCTTGGTCCTTACTCTCTCTCTGCTCGCTCGCCTTCTCTTCCGCCCCTACGACACCTCCGCCTCCCTTCACCCGCCTTgtctctcctccccctccttcccccCTTCCGCCTCCTCTTCTAATTCCACTGCTACCGCCACCGCCATCTCGTCCCTAGCTGTATGGGACGGTGTCCACTTCGCTCGCTCTGCCGAGTGCGGCTACGAGTATGAGCAGTCATTcgccttcctccccctcctcccagCCTCAATCGCTCTACTCTCCCGGTCCCGTAAGTTACTCGCCTCTACCTCAACTTCTCACCTTCTCATCATTGAGGTGTGTGCTTGATCTGGTCTGGTGTTGGGTCATGGCCCCATTCTCCTTCTGCAGTGTTCGCGCTGCTGGTGCCGATGCTGGGGTACAGGGCCGTGCTTGTGATCTCCGGGCATGTTCTGAACAATGTGGCATTTGTTGCCGCCGCGGCCTATTTCTACAGGTGACCGACGTTCTTCAGCTACACACATGTGGTGTATTTATTTCAGTGTAGTTAGGATTTCTATGTTTAAGTATTTTTAGCGTTTAAGTGTTGTTTTAGGTTTTTGGATCAGGTCAACAGATATTCATTCTATCGGAGTCATGCTTGTGCGCATAATGGTCTACTAATGTTGGTGTGTTTAATCATCTGGGTGCTTGATGTTTAAGACAGTCTTGGTATCCATCATAGTTTAATACTCCCTCtggtccatattaattgtcgcagctttagtacaactttagtacaaagttgtactaaagctgcgacaattaatttggattggagggagtaatAGAGTTTGTGTAAATTGCAATAAAAAAAATCTGCCCTCAATTTTTAGTTGTAGTACATTCATTTCGAGTGCAGGACTGCCCATTTCTCGTTTATAAATATTGCCAGTTGCACAACCACCGATGATTTTTCTCATGTCTATAATAAGATGTAGAGTCGCTTTGCCTAGTATTTATAATACGACTATTTGTTCTAATGTGAAAAAAGTGACCCTTTATTGTACTTCGTGTAGATTATCTGTGCTGATCTTGAAGGACTCAGGAGCGGCTTACCGTGCATCTGTTCTTTTTTGCTTCAATCCAGCTTCTGTGTTCTACTCGTCACTGTAAACTTCTTTGCCTTTATGCCATGACGAATCATGTACTAGCTATGACTAAACAGCAGCatgtttctgttttttgtttttgttttggcaGATATTCAGAAAGTCTTTATGCCCTTTTTTCGCTCGGAGGGCTGTTCTACCTGTTTTCCGGTGCTCGTACCGTTGCAATGATAATGCTTGCTCTATCTGGTTCAGCTAGGTCAAATGGAGCACTTAATGCTGGCTATATCTGTTTTGAGGCTTTGCTACAAGCATATGATGCTGCTATCCAGAAGAAAAGGCCCATGGTAAGCTTTCTTTGCGGGTTGCACTTCATGTTGTTGTGCATGGTGCTTACTATACTAGCTAACATGAAGAGGCCATATGGCTGAAGTGGCACCCAAAACTCGTGCGcatcccaatatcccatgcaattTTTTCACCAGgaagtttaattttttttctcaaaaTGTCAAATGTAGTGATGATGTGAAATTTTGTGTGCGTGTGAAAATAAAATCCCATGCGCGCTATAGAGTAGGACAAGTACTCATACGAGAGTACAATCTTCTTATTTTTTGTAGATGCCCGTATGATCAAAATTGTCCACAAAATTTTAGATGTACACATACTTTCACATGTTTAACCAATGTGATGCTTTTGTTTAATATCTTCTACATGGCCTTATATGGTACTTCAACCTATGCCGATGTTTTCTTGGACTACATGAGTTGCTGTTGAGGGAATTATGCCTGGTTTATAGGGCAGTAAATGACCTAAAGCGAGCACCACCCACTCTGACGCTTAAGCAGGCGCTTAAGCGCCTAAAGCGGACATATTTCTAAGGCACTCGCAGGACGCCTTATCGCTTAAGCGTCTGAAGCAGGATGCTTTATAAATAATGGAATTATGTGTACCTAACGGCATTACCTTTTTCTTTGGCCCAAGTGGGCAGTGCAGGCCCTTGTCACTGGATTTTTGCGCTCCACTTTTGTATTCCTACCATTCTTTGCCTTTCAAGCATATGGATATTTGAACATATGCGTACACGGGGACACGGATGAGCTGAGGCCATGGTGCAAAGCAAAACTGCCCCTTTTGTATAGTTTTATTCAGAGTCACTACTGGTAATTGTTTCATCTCATCTTTACCAACACCAGCTCAACAATTTATAATTTTCCCTTGAATTCTGTATTTTACCTTGGGATAGTGTTCTATTTTTCTTTGTCACAACTCGTATATCAATATGATTGTATGCTTAACAAGAGTTCTTGTGAGTTATAAGGAGCTACCGTTTCTCTTATACAGCCATGATAATTACATATTCATCTTTTGTGGAGAATGATATGTCTGTTCTTTCGTCCTTCTGTTCTGTTGCACCAATAGTGTATGCTGTCAAGTCACAAGGATGCCATGCTTGGTAATATGGGATCTCCATGCTTAGGCTGTATGCCCCACGTATAGAAAATAGGCAAACTCCATTCTCATTTATGTCCACCAGAATTTGAAGTACTTTTGTTGTTTTGACTGGTTAAAGAATGTCCATGTATATGCATTTCTCCTTACAATTTTACATAGACTCTTGTACTAAGGGCATCTACAATGTGATGCTCTGCCAAATTTGCGACGTCATCAGAATTTTGGCACTGGTATCAAATAGACTAGCTATCCGCAGCGTTTGCTGGTTCCCAATTTCTGTATAGTGGGGATCACTACAGAATAGAATGGGATAAAAACACTATCACATCTCTCTTTACCCACAACATTTGGGCCTGTTCACAAAGGTTCATGTATTATTTTATTAGCTGAGGTTGTTTGGCATTGGAGCACGAAGGAGCGTCGATGCTCTCTTTTTTTAATTTGGCAACACCCTCCATAATGGTTCTCACCGGTGCCAAAAGCCATTTTAATATTTGGCACTATCAATTTGGCATACATTATGGATACCTTTTAATATTTGGCACTATCAATTTGGCATACATTATGGATGCCCTAAGCTTGCTCTTTGACTACCATCTTCTGAAGACTTATGCTCCCATTATCCAcgagctttatgttattttacatCTTTCTTTTCAGGGGAGTTGGTTTCTTGAGATACTTTCAAGTCAAGCAGCTGCCCAACTTTCTTTTGGCTTCACCAGTACTATCTCTTGCAGTTTATTCTATAGTTCACTACACAAAATTGCTTCAGCAACTCTTCCAATCAACTAGCATACACGAGCAGATAATTGCCATTGTTGACGGGAGGTTAGTTGAAGCACATGAAAGCTCAGATGTTGCCACAGTGTTGAAGAGTGAAATTTCTACCGGACTACATAACAAAAAGCAAGGTACTATTACATTCTCAACTGTCAACATTTTGTCTCTATTTTGAAATATCATTGGAAAATGATATTCCTCAACTTTCTTAACACATGCCTAGGAGTTGAGAAAATTTCAACTGTCCTGAAAAATGGAGAACTGACCTCAACCTATTCAATATAGGCTACTGGAGAACTGAAGTTTGAACATAACTCTGCAATGTTTGAACAGGGAACACTGAGGTTAAGAAGAGAAAATCTGTCGCAGCCAGCGCTGCTTCAGCAGCATCTTTAGATGGCAATATATCAACAGGCCGAATGGTGGGAGATAATGAGGATGAGTGCCCCTTGCTAGTTCTTCCTTTCATTTTACATCTGACATTCATGACATTTACCGCCTTCTTCGTGATGCACGTCCAGGTCAGTATAATGCCCGATGAAGTTTATTTGTAGATCGCTACTCAAGTCTCATATGTTGTTTCTTCGGTCCAGGTGTCAACGCGGTTTCTGTCTGCCAGCCCCCCCATCTACTGGGCCGCTTCGCGCATTTTGGCTCCTGCAAGGGGCGGCTCTTGCAAGAGATGGGGATACTTCATCATCGTTTACTTCATTGCTTATATTCTTCTCGGCAGTTTGCTCTTCCCCAACTTCTACCCATTCACATGAGAACAGCTGCTGTCACGCCCACACGAATTGTATGAGCTAGCTTAGCCTGGAGGTTCTCCTTGGCGGAATGTTCCTGTACAGTTGGTGTATCTCTTTCCTTTTGTTCCCTCAAACCACGGCCATAGAATTGAGGAGTGCATTCTGGAGGTTTTTCTTTCTGGGAGATCTGAATCATATGCTCCATTTCCTAGGTAGCACTAGGTCacatgccatgttattttgacaccTTGATAAGAAAATAATACTTCCTCCGTTtcgaaatataagtctttttagaaatttcaatatggactacatatggatgtatatggaagtattttagagtgtacattcattcattttgctccgcatgtagtccacattggaatctctaaaaagacttatatttagaaacggagggagtaataataataataataataataatattggcATAAATGGGAATCCTATAGTGTTTCGGAGTGACAAAAAAATAATAGAGTACCATTCTTCACATATTGCCCGGGAGTGCATACCGAAGAGTGTAGACAATTTCTCTGGATTCCTTGTGTGTTTGGGCCTGCATCATCAGCGTTTTGACACCAAAATTAGATTAATGCTGCAGCAGCTAGGTCGATTCAGCACGGATAGAACTTGTGAGGTCAGTGATGTGAAATGGGTTGCTGGTGGCGCACATCCTCAAGTgcaattatgaaaatgaaaaatGATGAGGTCTCGGCCCTTACCATGGAAACCAGCAATGAAAAAACACTAacctaaactattaaccggagccAAGGCGTCATTATCTCCCTCCTCACCACTGGCCACCCTAGCAGTGGCCATAGGGAGGTGGATCCCGGAGCCAATGCGTCGTTATCTCCCTCCTCACCACTGGCCACCCGAGCAGTGGCCATAGGGAGGTGGATCTATGAGCTTGCCAATGAAGTTTGGAGAGGATAACCGACCTAGTAGCAGCAGTTGCAAGAGGAAAGAGAACCTAATCAAGGGACGTTTGAGGCTCGTCTTTAGGAACAGAAACCCCAAAGGCTTTGTTCGGTTACACCTCCACCCAAGGGGATTGGAGGGGATTTTAATTGACCACAGAAGTATGAACAACCACCACCAACGCCATAAAATTTTGTAGCAAAATGAGGCGGTGCTTATGAAGAATcttcacaaactttagaacaaacCTCCTCTTCCTTGGGTTCTTGATCTGAT is a window encoding:
- the LOC123046727 gene encoding GPI mannosyltransferase 2 isoform X1; translated protein: MAPPLVAIVRLATASRVLVLTLSLLARLLFRPYDTSASLHPPCLSSPSFPPSASSSNSTATATAISSLAVWDGVHFARSAECGYEYEQSFAFLPLLPASIALLSRSLFALLVPMLGYRAVLVISGHVLNNVAFVAAAAYFYRLSVLILKDSGAAYRASVLFCFNPASVFYSSLYSESLYALFSLGGLFYLFSGARTVAMIMLALSGSARSNGALNAGYICFEALLQAYDAAIQKKRPMWAVQALVTGFLRSTFVFLPFFAFQAYGYLNICVHGDTDELRPWCKAKLPLLYSFIQSHYWGVGFLRYFQVKQLPNFLLASPVLSLAVYSIVHYTKLLQQLFQSTSIHEQIIAIVDGRLVEAHESSDVATVLKSEISTGLHNKKQGNTEVKKRKSVAASAASAASLDGNISTGRMVGDNEDECPLLVLPFILHLTFMTFTAFFVMHVQVSTRFLSASPPIYWAASRILAPARGGSCKRWGYFIIVYFIAYILLGSLLFPNFYPFT
- the LOC123046727 gene encoding GPI mannosyltransferase 2 isoform X2: MAPPLVAIVRLATASRVLVLTLSLLARLLFRPYDTSASLHPPCLSSPSFPPSASSSNSTATATAISSLAVWDGVHFARSAECGYEYEQSFAFLPLLPASIALLSRSLFALLVPMLGYRAVLVISGHVLNNVAFVAAAAYFYRLSVLILKDSGAAYRASVLFCFNPASVFYSSLYSESLYALFSLGGLFYLFSGARTVAMIMLALSGSARSNGALNAGYICFEALLQAYDAAIQKKRPMALVTGFLRSTFVFLPFFAFQAYGYLNICVHGDTDELRPWCKAKLPLLYSFIQSHYWGVGFLRYFQVKQLPNFLLASPVLSLAVYSIVHYTKLLQQLFQSTSIHEQIIAIVDGRLVEAHESSDVATVLKSEISTGLHNKKQGNTEVKKRKSVAASAASAASLDGNISTGRMVGDNEDECPLLVLPFILHLTFMTFTAFFVMHVQVSTRFLSASPPIYWAASRILAPARGGSCKRWGYFIIVYFIAYILLGSLLFPNFYPFT